A region of the Candidatus Methylomirabilis oxygeniifera genome:
CCCGGAGCGAGGCGCATCGCGCCTTGGCCTTGCAACTCGGCGCCCGCTGGGCAGGCCCGGTCGAAGACGATCCGCCGGGGCGACTCGACAGTGCGGTCATCTTCGCGCCCGTCGGATCGCTGGTGCTCGAGGCGCTTCGAGTTCTCAGAAAGGGCGGCACGGTGGCCATCGCCGGCATTACCATGAGTCCGATCCCGGAGCTTGACTACTCCTTACTCTACCAGGAGCGGACCGTTCGGAGCGTAGCCAACAGCACGCGGCAGGATGTGCATGATCTCTTGCGCCTCGCAGTAGACATTCCGATTCGGACCACGATCCGCACCTTTCCCCTCGAAGAGGCCAATCACGCCCTCCAACTTCTCAAGCACAGCCGGTTCAGCGGCGCCGGCGTTCTGACTATCTCCTAGTGTCTTAGAGTGCTTTATTTTTCGTTGACAGCGTTGTGGGGATGATGTAAACTTACCATCTACGTCGCCTCGTAGCGTGCTCTTCGCATTTCCGGGAGAGCCGTACCGGAGAAGTCGAGAAATGGAGACGACAACCGCCGACCAAAGCACATCGCGAGCCATGAAGGACCTCATGCAGCACGAGTGTACGGAATCGCAGCAGTCCCCCCTTCTCCCGCAAGCCAATCAGTATAAGACTCTTCGAATCGTCCTTATCAAACCCTCGCAATACGATGACGATGGATACGTGATCCGCTTTTGGAAAGCCGTGCTGCCCAGCAATACTCTGAGCGTGCTCCAGGGCTTGACCGAAGATATCAAGAGGCGGCGCGTTTTTGGCGATATTACCATCCAGGTCGATACCTTTGATGAGGTAGCGGAAAAAGTCCCGGTGGCGCAGATCGCCAAATGGGATCGTCATCCTTCCACGAAGCTTGTGGTGTGCCTCGTCGGAGTCCAGACCCCCCAGTTCCCCAGGGCGCTCGAAATGGGGAAACAATTCCGCAAGTATGGGATTGACGTCATGATGGGCGGATTCCATACCAGCGGGACCATCAATATGCTTGGCGATCAGGGGTCGGACATCCAGGAGCTTTATCGGGAATCGATCGTGGTTGTCTCCGGAGAGGTTGAAGGACATTGGGAGGGGATACTGGCCGATCTCCTCAACGGACAATTGAAACCCCTCTACTCCTTTGCGCAGAACCTGAAAGACCTTGTAAATATCGACAATGCCCCATTGCCCATCATCAGCCGCAAAACGATGAAGCACTTTGCCAGGCCCAATTTCGGGACCGTTGAAACATCTCGAGGCTGCCCATTTTCGTGCAGCTTTTGTACGATCATTAACGTGCAGGGTCGGATGATGCGTGAGCGCTCTCCGGAGGTCATCGCGGAGCTCGTTCGAAGAAATTACACCGAACATCAGATTGACTTTTACTTTTTCACTGACGATAACTTTGCCCGGAAGAAGTGGTGGCGCGAGACCTTTGAAGCGATCATCCGTCTGCGAGAGGAAGGGATCAAGATCTCCTTCATGATGCAGGTGGACCTGGCCCGTAAGCCGCAAGACTTCGTGCGTCTTGCAGCCGAGGCCGGCTGTACCCAGGTATTCGTCGGCATGGAGAGCGTCAATCCTGACAACATCAAAGCCCAAGGCAAGGGACAGAACAAGGTCGAGGAGTATAGGGCTATTATCGGCGAGTGGCACGACGCCGGCGTCGCTGTTCACGTGGCCTATATTATCGGCATGCCCTTCGATACGAAGGCGCAGGTAGCCCTCGACATGCAGTATCTTATTGATGAGATCCAACCGGATCAGGCCTCCTTCTTCATGCTGACACCGCTGCCGGGATCTCAGGATCACAAAGAAATGCAGCAACAGGGTGAGTGGATGGATCCCGATCTCAATAAGCGAGATTCTTTTCACGCCACAACCGCACACCCCAATATGACCTTCGAGGAATGGACCGCTGCGTATCAGGAGGCCTGGCGGGCGTTTTACAGTAAAGAGAATATGGCGAAGATCCTGGCGCGATGGCAGCACAACCCGAGGACGTACTGGAATCTCCTGAATGTCTACCTGTGGTACAAGAACGCGGCCCTGATCGAAAAGCAACATCCGATGGTGGCTGGATTTTTCCGCTTAAAGGACCGGCTAACGCGGAGACCGGGATGTTCGGTTGATCCGTTGCCGGTCCATCTCTGGAAGCGCACGAAAGAGGTGTACCGGCTGTTCGTGGCGTGGGCCCGATTCCTGAAGGAGATGGAAGAGGTCTGGCTTCAGTCCCGCCCTCGAACTGAAAGAGAAAGACGAGTCCTCGATGAGGTACAGCGGATCCAAGGAGAGATCTGGCAAACCCTAAAGGTTGCGGAGTGGCAAAAGGCGTATAGTGATGCCAAGGTGGCGCTGCCCTCCAAGGCTCGGGCCCTACTCGATCCCTTTGAAGAGCTCTCCTCCAAGATGTTGCTCAGTCGCAGGGACCTGAATGTGTTCCTGAAGAAGTGGGGAAGCCTTCAGACCAAGATCCAGGCGCTGCGTCGCAGTTGGGTATGGGGGGACGGACCTGCCAAGAAATGGCTTGAGCAGCTCTATGCGCTCCATCGAGATGCCCGGCAGGGCATGAAGGTTCGTGAATGGCAAGAGGTCTACTCCGGCTTCAGGGGAAGGCTCCCATCACGACTGGATCTGCTCTATGCCAGGTTTGATGCGTTGAGCAACCGGATTGTCTGTTCCCGACAGGATCTTAGCGCGTGCTGGGCGAGAACACGGGGGCATCTTGGTGAAATGCGGATCTGGCATCTCCATCTCTCCGCGCTGGCGGTTGCCTGCTTTAAGGAGTTATTTCTGACAATGACATTCGCTCGGAGCCTCTTTGCATCGATTCGCCAAAAAGGCAAGGATACTACAGCATCGACTTGATGTACGCAGCAAGTCGAATATATAAAAAAGCCCCCGCGTAGGAATTTCGCGGGGGCTTTTCTCATTCTTCGCTGAAAGCTGTCTGCTGACAGCCGACAGCTTAGTTGTCTGCCTGATTGATGGCCGCAAGCCGCCAGGGGTTCGGTCCTACCGGGCGCGTCACGGTCCAGTATTCCTCAAACTTCACAGGGTCGGTGCGACTGCCGTCCACTACCTGAGACGTCCCCTCATCCACCGTGTAATCGAGGAGATTCGCCAAAAACCGCACAGTCACATAATCCTGTCCCTGCTCCTGCCACGCTTCAGTCAGTTCGACGGAGCGAACCGCGATATTTTCGAGGCGATTGATCTTCCGTTCGTTCCTCAGCCGCATCACATCGGCGCCAAGCTGAGTGTGCATCTCTGGCGTGAGGATCGTGCGGATCGGTTCAAGATCGCGATTCCCCCAAGCCGCCTGAACCTTGAAGAAGAGATCGGTGCATATCTCTCTGAGGCGTCCTGTCTCAAAACCAGGGTCCATCTGGCGAATGTGGGCCATCCCCTGGTCCAGATCGCCTTCTTGGACCATTGTTGCTTGGCCGGCCGCCGCCCCCTGGTAGCGTTCGGGCTCACGTTCAGCCGACCACGTACGCTGATGCTGATATGGCGCTTCGATGAGGGCCGGCCGCGATCTCTGCTTCACCACCCAGTAGATCGCCAAGCCGATCCCGCCCAGGATCACCAGGTCCATCAAACCGAATCCTCCGCCCATGCCGCCAAAGCCGGCGAAGCCTAAGCTCCGAAACAACATGCCGCCGAGAAGTCCGCCAAGCAGGCCTCCAGCCATGCTCCGCATAAATCCACCTCCTCCGAATGGGGAGGACGCCGGGGCTGCGAGGGGGGATTGCGTCTCAGGTCGTGGCTGGGATGGCGTTGTCGGTCTAGAGTAGTTACGGCTTGGGCTGGAGTAGCTGCGAAAGCCACGACTTCCAAAGCTGCGGCCGCCGCCTGCCCTCGCCCATGCGTCGAACTCAGTGGCCAGCAGCGTGAAGACCACCGCAAGAATGATGAACCCTAAGCACTGTCCGTATTTCCGTGTCATACAACCTCCTCCCGTTGCTGAACCCCACACCGTGGGCCTTAATCTTCAGACCCTTCGTTCATTATCAGTGATCCTTCCCAGGGGTGCAAGCAAAAAGCGGTCCCCCAAGAACAGCGATAGAAATGCCTAGCATCCACCACCAATACCCGTTATGGGTATTGGTGGTTATTTTGGACAACAGTAAAGTTGCATAGAGACTTCGCCCTTTATGCTTCGACAACTAGGGCATAGGGTGTAGGGGGTAGGGTGTGCGATAAGTGCCGGACATTGGCTTTCCTCCCAATCCCTATACCCTGTCTTTATGCCCGCGGATGGTAGCGGTTGTAGACCGTCTTCAGGTGCGCCCTGGAGACGTGTGTGTAGATCTGTGTCGTCGAGATATCGGCATGACCCAACATCATCTGGACTGCCCGGAGGTCGGCGCCGCGCTCGAGCAGGTGCGTGGCAAATGAATGGCGAAGCGTGTGGGGGGTGACTCGCCGGTCAATCCCCGCCGCTATCGCATACGCGCGGAGGAGCTTCCAGAAACCTTGGCGCGTCAACGGGTACCCGAAGCGATTGAGGAACAGTGTAGAGCTTGACCATCCTCTTTGAAGATATGGCCGTGATGTCTCAAGATACCGGCGAACTGCCGTCTGGGCATCGCGCCCTAACGGCACCACGCGGTCTTTCCCGCCCTTGCCTTGACAATGCACATAGCCCACCTCCAGGTCTACTTCGGACAGCCGGAGAGTCACCATCTCCGATACGCGCAGGCCGGCCGCGTACAACAGTTCCAGCATGGCCTTGTCACGAAGACCCAGAGGATTGCTGGTGAGCGGCGCCGCCAGCAGTCGCTCCACCTCCTCCTGGCTCAGCACGCCGGGCAGACGCACCCAGGGACTCGACGACTCGAGGTGCGCGGTAGGATCCTCTTTTACATGATCCTGCGTCAGCAGGTACCGGTATAGACCCCGCAGCGACGAGGTGTGGCGCGAGACCGTGCGGGGCGCCAGCCCCGCCTCTCGAAGCGTTAAGAGCAGGCGCGCAACCTGCCCGCGGCTGACCTCCCGGAATGAACCGACCCCGCCCTGCTTGAAGTAGCCGACTATCCGGCGCAGGTCCCTCCCATACGCCGCCAGACTGTTCTCTGCCAGCCCCTTCTCGACCGCCAGATACCTCAAGTAGTCCTCGATCAGATTGTCCATGATGAGCCAGGGTGTAGGGTGTAGGGTGTAGGGTGTAGGAGCTGCTCATAAGCTTCAACGAGCTGAATGGCCGAGGCTTCGGCTGTCATCTGCATCGCCTTCACCAGGCCCTGCTCGGCGTAGCGAGTCAGGCTTGTCCCATCGTGAAGCAGCGTGAGCAAGCGCCGGATGAAATCGTCCTCGGCGTCATTGGCCAGCGCTCCATTCGTCCCATCGACGATGAAATCTGAGGTGCCGACAGACCGAACCGCCAGCACAGGGAGCCCGTGCGCCATCGCCTCCAACACAACCAGGCCCTGGGTCTCTGAAACCGACGGAAAGACAAAAAGGTCCGAAGCCCGATACCAGCAGCCCACAGCCTGATGCGGGACCGGGCCCACGAATCGGACGTGGTCGGCGACTCCTAGATGGGCAGCCAGTTGCTGCAATGAGTGCTGCTCATCCCCCTCCCCGACTACCAATAGTGTGATGTCGGGCACAACCCGAGTGACGCTATGGACCGCCCGCAAGAGCCGCCCGAGATTCTTTTCCCTGGCCAGCCGCCCCACGTACAGGAGGATCGGCCCGACCTCCGACACGCCTAGGCGGCGCCGAATCTGGGCCTTCGATTCCTCCGACTCCCCCGGCGGCTCGATCCCTGTTGGAATGACTTCAATGGGAGCGGTGACCCCGCGGTTCCACAGTCGCTCCCGCACCCCTGACGTCGGCGCGATGACCAGATCGGCCTGGTTGGCGAAGACGTAGCTCCTGGTCTCCGCGAGCCGGGCAGCCAGGGACGAGATGACCGGCAGGTAATGGGCATAATGCTCATACAGTGTATGGTAGGTGAAC
Encoded here:
- a CDS encoding Import inner membrane translocase, subunit Tim44 precursor (fragment), producing MRSMAGGLLGGLLGGMLFRSLGFAGFGGMGGGFGLMDLVILGGIGLAIYWVVKQRSRPALIEAPYQHQRTWSAEREPERYQGAAAGQATMVQEGDLDQGMAHIRQMDPGFETGRLREICTDLFFKVQAAWGNRDLEPIRTILTPEMHTQLGADVMRLRNERKINRLENIAVRSVELTEAWQEQGQDYVTVRFLANLLDYTVDEGTSQVVDGSRTDPVKFEEYWTVTRPVGPNPWRLAAINQADN
- the xerD gene encoding Tyrosine recombinase xerD; protein product: MDNLIEDYLRYLAVEKGLAENSLAAYGRDLRRIVGYFKQGGVGSFREVSRGQVARLLLTLREAGLAPRTVSRHTSSLRGLYRYLLTQDHVKEDPTAHLESSSPWVRLPGVLSQEEVERLLAAPLTSNPLGLRDKAMLELLYAAGLRVSEMVTLRLSEVDLEVGYVHCQGKGGKDRVVPLGRDAQTAVRRYLETSRPYLQRGWSSSTLFLNRFGYPLTRQGFWKLLRAYAIAAGIDRRVTPHTLRHSFATHLLERGADLRAVQMMLGHADISTTQIYTHVSRAHLKTVYNRYHPRA
- a CDS encoding putative Glycosyl transferase, group 1 (Evidence 3 : Function proposed based on presence of conserved amino acid motif, structural feature or limited homology), translated to MTIGFFTCNASPLLNGLAVSIQQFACHLRRLGHRVFVFAPRYPDCRDVEPDTYRFPSLRVPTHHRYALPIPAVAVGLHRLIPRLGLQIIHTHHPFLVGPYARRLARRLGIPFVFTYHTLYEHYAHYLPVISSLAARLAETRSYVFANQADLVIAPTSGVRERLWNRGVTAPIEVIPTGIEPPGESEESKAQIRRRLGVSEVGPILLYVGRLAREKNLGRLLRAVHSVTRVVPDITLLVVGEGDEQHSLQQLAAHLGVADHVRFVGPVPHQAVGCWYRASDLFVFPSVSETQGLVVLEAMAHGLPVLAVRSVGTSDFIVDGTNGALANDAEDDFIRRLLTLLHDGTSLTRYAEQGLVKAMQMTAEASAIQLVEAYEQLLHPTPYTLHPGSSWTI
- a CDS encoding protein of unknown function (Evidence 5 : No homology to any previously reported sequences), producing METTTADQSTSRAMKDLMQHECTESQQSPLLPQANQYKTLRIVLIKPSQYDDDGYVIRFWKAVLPSNTLSVLQGLTEDIKRRRVFGDITIQVDTFDEVAEKVPVAQIAKWDRHPSTKLVVCLVGVQTPQFPRALEMGKQFRKYGIDVMMGGFHTSGTINMLGDQGSDIQELYRESIVVVSGEVEGHWEGILADLLNGQLKPLYSFAQNLKDLVNIDNAPLPIISRKTMKHFARPNFGTVETSRGCPFSCSFCTIINVQGRMMRERSPEVIAELVRRNYTEHQIDFYFFTDDNFARKKWWRETFEAIIRLREEGIKISFMMQVDLARKPQDFVRLAAEAGCTQVFVGMESVNPDNIKAQGKGQNKVEEYRAIIGEWHDAGVAVHVAYIIGMPFDTKAQVALDMQYLIDEIQPDQASFFMLTPLPGSQDHKEMQQQGEWMDPDLNKRDSFHATTAHPNMTFEEWTAAYQEAWRAFYSKENMAKILARWQHNPRTYWNLLNVYLWYKNAALIEKQHPMVAGFFRLKDRLTRRPGCSVDPLPVHLWKRTKEVYRLFVAWARFLKEMEEVWLQSRPRTERERRVLDEVQRIQGEIWQTLKVAEWQKAYSDAKVALPSKARALLDPFEELSSKMLLSRRDLNVFLKKWGSLQTKIQALRRSWVWGDGPAKKWLEQLYALHRDARQGMKVREWQEVYSGFRGRLPSRLDLLYARFDALSNRIVCSRQDLSACWARTRGHLGEMRIWHLHLSALAVACFKELFLTMTFARSLFASIRQKGKDTTAST